One window of Akkermansia biwaensis genomic DNA carries:
- a CDS encoding glycosyltransferase family 2 protein, giving the protein MKRISLIIPCLNEEQAIPEFKKEVDRVFSEHLNGYERELIFVDDGSTDHTLQTIKELAAESPEIRFISFSRNFGKEAAIYAGLEAATGDYAAVMDVDLQDPPSLLPDMLAAIETEGYDCAGTRRTTREGEPALRSFFARAFYKTINRISDTHIVDGARDYKLMTRPVLEALLSLKEYNRFSKGLYEWVGFRTKWFEYENVERVAGKTKWSFFKLFLYSIEGIVAFSTVPLALASIIGVMLSFISFLSIIVLMVRELIWHHSAYGWTSMVCVFCLMGGIILLCLGILGQYLAKTYTEVKRRPIYIARERS; this is encoded by the coding sequence ATGAAGCGCATTTCCCTGATTATTCCCTGCCTGAATGAAGAACAGGCCATTCCGGAATTCAAGAAAGAAGTGGACCGGGTGTTCAGCGAACACTTGAACGGCTATGAGAGGGAACTCATCTTCGTGGACGACGGGTCCACGGACCATACCCTGCAAACGATCAAGGAGCTGGCGGCGGAGTCACCGGAAATAAGATTCATCTCCTTTTCCCGCAACTTCGGAAAGGAGGCGGCCATCTACGCCGGACTGGAAGCCGCTACGGGCGATTATGCCGCCGTGATGGACGTAGACCTGCAGGACCCGCCCTCCCTGCTCCCGGACATGCTCGCGGCCATTGAGACGGAAGGGTACGACTGCGCCGGCACGCGCCGGACCACCCGGGAAGGGGAACCCGCGCTGCGCTCCTTCTTTGCCCGCGCCTTTTATAAAACCATCAACAGGATTTCAGACACGCATATCGTGGACGGAGCCCGGGACTACAAGCTGATGACGCGCCCCGTTCTGGAAGCCCTGCTCTCCCTCAAGGAATACAACCGTTTTTCCAAAGGGCTGTACGAATGGGTGGGATTCCGCACCAAATGGTTTGAATATGAAAATGTGGAGCGTGTAGCGGGAAAAACCAAATGGTCCTTCTTCAAGCTCTTCCTGTATTCCATTGAAGGAATTGTCGCGTTTTCCACGGTTCCTTTGGCGCTGGCGTCCATCATCGGGGTGATGCTCTCTTTCATCTCCTTCCTTTCCATCATCGTCCTGATGGTACGGGAACTCATCTGGCACCATTCCGCCTACGGCTGGACCTCCATGGTCTGCGTCTTCTGCCTGATGGGCGGCATCATCCTGCTGTGCCTGGGCATTCTGGGCCAATACCTGGCCAAGACTTATACGGAAGTGAAAAGACGCCCCATTTACATAGCCAGAGAACGTTCCTGA
- a CDS encoding type II secretion system F family protein has protein sequence MPKYQYTALDHKGDQKTGTLEANSEAEAMESIRAHGLYPTQIVEAGKGKLQETGASKKKAKGAKGKKGKLGGRIKAKALMIFTRQLATLIDAGLPLLQSLNVLAKQEANPTLRVTIEALGDSVQGGSTFSEALAQHPRIFDRLFVNMVKAGELGGVLEVVLNRLAEYQEKAQKLKSKVISAMVYPSIVLFIAVGIVIFLMLVIVPKFKTMFAEQNQELPAISEFVFGISDWFMAAPFFVPNAVILAAIVAILYSIFVAMSKTPNGRRKIDSALLTMPVIGNVQSKSAIARFARTFGTLVTSGVPILQALTITKDTAGNMIVGDAIGLIHDSVKEGESVVTPMSSSKLFPPMVISMVDVGEETGQLPDMLLKVADVYDDEVDNAVGAMTSMLEPIMIVFLAVVVGGIVFAMFLPLLQVIEKMG, from the coding sequence ATGCCTAAATATCAATATACAGCACTTGACCATAAAGGCGACCAGAAAACGGGGACCCTGGAGGCCAATTCGGAAGCGGAGGCCATGGAGTCCATCCGGGCGCACGGCCTGTACCCTACCCAGATTGTAGAAGCCGGAAAAGGCAAGCTCCAGGAAACGGGCGCCTCCAAAAAGAAGGCCAAGGGAGCCAAGGGCAAGAAGGGTAAGCTGGGCGGCAGAATCAAGGCCAAGGCCCTGATGATTTTCACCCGCCAGCTCGCCACCCTCATTGATGCGGGGCTCCCCCTGCTCCAGAGCTTGAACGTGCTGGCCAAGCAGGAAGCGAACCCCACCCTGCGCGTGACCATTGAAGCCCTGGGCGATTCCGTGCAGGGCGGCTCCACGTTCTCCGAGGCTCTGGCGCAGCATCCCCGCATTTTCGACCGCCTGTTCGTCAACATGGTGAAAGCCGGGGAACTCGGCGGTGTGCTGGAAGTCGTGCTCAACCGTCTGGCGGAATACCAGGAAAAGGCCCAGAAGCTGAAAAGCAAGGTCATTTCCGCCATGGTGTACCCCTCCATCGTACTGTTCATTGCGGTAGGCATCGTGATCTTCCTGATGCTGGTCATCGTGCCGAAGTTCAAGACCATGTTCGCGGAACAGAACCAGGAACTGCCCGCCATTTCCGAATTTGTATTCGGCATCAGCGACTGGTTCATGGCCGCTCCCTTCTTCGTGCCGAATGCCGTCATTCTGGCGGCCATTGTCGCCATCCTGTACTCCATTTTCGTGGCCATGAGCAAAACGCCCAACGGCCGCCGCAAGATAGACTCCGCCCTGCTGACCATGCCGGTTATCGGCAACGTGCAGAGCAAGAGCGCCATCGCGCGGTTCGCCCGGACCTTCGGCACCCTGGTTACTTCCGGCGTGCCCATCCTTCAGGCGCTCACCATCACGAAGGACACGGCGGGCAACATGATCGTCGGCGACGCCATCGGCCTCATTCACGATTCCGTGAAGGAAGGGGAATCCGTGGTCACGCCCATGTCTTCCTCCAAACTCTTCCCGCCCATGGTGATTTCCATGGTGGACGTGGGTGAAGAAACCGGCCAGCTCCCGGACATGCTCCTCAAGGTTGCGGACGTGTACGACGACGAAGTGGACAACGCCGTGGGCGCCATGACCTCCATGCTGGAACCCATCATGATCGTGTTCCTGGCCGTGGTCGTCGGCGGCATCGTGTTCGCCATGTTCCTGCCCCTTCTCCAGGTCATTGAAAAGATGGGTTAA
- the smpB gene encoding SsrA-binding protein SmpB, producing the protein MSADISSNKKARRDYEILDTCECGLELKGTEVKSIRAGKVNISDAFARVENGQMLLYGCDIQPWETAGEFFQHKARRPRRLLLHKREIFKLEQQVSQKGCSLVALKLYWKNGKVKLALGLGKGKTHRDQRYDLKARVEMREAQREVARINRR; encoded by the coding sequence ATGAGCGCAGACATATCCTCCAACAAAAAAGCCCGCCGGGACTACGAAATCCTGGATACCTGCGAATGCGGGCTGGAACTCAAAGGCACGGAAGTCAAATCCATCCGTGCCGGAAAGGTGAACATTTCCGATGCATTCGCCAGAGTGGAAAACGGCCAGATGCTCCTGTACGGTTGTGACATCCAGCCGTGGGAGACGGCCGGGGAATTTTTCCAGCACAAGGCGCGCCGCCCCCGACGGCTGCTGCTCCACAAGCGGGAAATCTTCAAGCTGGAACAACAGGTCTCCCAGAAGGGCTGTTCCCTCGTAGCCCTCAAGCTGTACTGGAAAAACGGCAAGGTCAAGCTGGCCCTGGGGCTGGGCAAGGGCAAGACCCACCGCGACCAGCGCTACGACCTCAAGGCCCGCGTGGAAATGCGGGAAGCCCAGCGGGAGGTGGCCCGCATCAACAGGCGGTAA
- a CDS encoding glycosyltransferase family 2 protein, producing the protein MDTEPDFSIVTPSFNYASYVRECIESVLSQKGATFEHIIQDAGSTDGTLDILREYPHLKLHVEKDSGMSEGINKGFLKARGKWVMWLNTDDRLLPGALAAIKSFANSRPDADVVYGAWNFIGPDGGIQRSMKALPYSLNMHIWYGTYLASTALFLRRSTTIDEGILLDERFHYDMDGEYYARLGRAGKKFAHYNKLLADFRWHGDNLSAPNVERRDMDSELKRQRQHGEDAAIKRVYGYSFSRQSYNNIMDGFLREAYRLKKAFLYLTTPWEK; encoded by the coding sequence ATGGACACGGAACCGGATTTCTCCATCGTCACCCCCAGTTTCAACTACGCCTCCTACGTCCGGGAATGCATTGAAAGCGTCCTCAGCCAGAAAGGGGCTACCTTTGAACACATCATCCAGGATGCGGGCTCCACGGACGGCACACTGGATATTCTGCGGGAATATCCCCACTTGAAACTGCATGTGGAAAAGGACTCCGGCATGTCGGAAGGCATCAACAAAGGCTTCCTCAAGGCCCGCGGCAAGTGGGTCATGTGGCTGAACACGGACGACAGGCTTCTTCCGGGAGCCCTGGCCGCCATCAAGTCTTTTGCCAATTCCCGCCCGGATGCGGACGTCGTGTACGGCGCCTGGAACTTCATCGGCCCGGACGGCGGCATTCAGCGTTCCATGAAAGCCCTGCCGTACAGCCTGAACATGCATATCTGGTACGGCACCTATCTGGCGTCCACAGCCCTGTTCCTGCGCCGTTCCACAACCATTGACGAAGGAATCCTGCTGGACGAGCGCTTCCATTACGACATGGACGGGGAATATTACGCGCGGCTGGGACGGGCCGGCAAGAAATTTGCCCATTACAACAAATTGCTGGCGGACTTCCGCTGGCACGGGGACAATCTGAGCGCGCCCAACGTGGAACGCCGGGACATGGATTCCGAACTGAAACGCCAAAGGCAGCACGGAGAAGATGCCGCCATCAAGCGCGTTTACGGCTATTCCTTCTCCAGGCAAAGTTACAACAACATCATGGACGGCTTTCTCCGCGAAGCCTACCGCCTGAAAAAGGCGTTCCTGTACCTGACCACCCCCTGGGAAAAATAG
- a CDS encoding tRNA (cytidine(34)-2'-O)-methyltransferase: MPPRFNIVMFHPEIPHNTGAAGRLALATGSRLHLVKPLGFSLDEKHVRRTGLDYWEKVDLRVWENLEELQQNAGPEARFWYLSTKAKRTHWEAEFRRGDYLVFGQESRGLPESMLKEHADAALTIPMPGEGSRSLNLSTAVAVVLYEGLRQTGGQNGL; the protein is encoded by the coding sequence ATGCCGCCGCGCTTCAACATCGTCATGTTTCATCCGGAAATCCCCCACAATACCGGGGCCGCCGGGCGTCTGGCGCTGGCTACGGGCTCCAGGCTGCACCTGGTCAAGCCGCTGGGGTTCAGCCTGGATGAAAAACATGTGAGGCGCACGGGGCTGGACTACTGGGAAAAAGTGGACTTGCGCGTCTGGGAAAACCTGGAGGAATTACAGCAGAACGCCGGTCCGGAAGCGCGCTTCTGGTACCTGAGCACCAAGGCGAAGCGGACGCACTGGGAGGCGGAATTCCGCCGGGGGGACTATCTGGTCTTCGGCCAGGAATCCAGGGGATTGCCGGAAAGCATGCTGAAAGAGCATGCGGACGCCGCCCTGACCATACCCATGCCGGGGGAAGGCTCCCGAAGCCTGAATCTCTCTACGGCCGTAGCCGTCGTCCTGTATGAAGGGCTGCGGCAAACGGGCGGACAAAACGGCCTTTGA
- a CDS encoding DUF2238 domain-containing protein, with protein MKKYPCFLLAVFLLLFLVMGISPASRSVWVAEVIPVVLAAAVLTIWSRTFRFSNWSYTLMFFWLACHTVGAHYTFAEVPFEWFRELVGAHRNPFDRIAHFTVGFYAFPVAEYLVRKQYAGKILAGIFGLFFVMAVAAAYEIIEWQYAVIVGGNDANDFLGSQGDVWDAQKDMFCDTCGAIASLALFYLVRPWKGRGREKDGGAPGLMDMCGGRDA; from the coding sequence ATGAAGAAGTATCCCTGTTTTCTGTTGGCGGTTTTCCTCCTGTTGTTCCTTGTGATGGGCATATCCCCGGCCTCCCGGTCCGTCTGGGTGGCGGAGGTGATTCCCGTGGTTCTGGCGGCAGCGGTTCTGACAATATGGTCCCGGACCTTCCGTTTCAGCAACTGGTCCTACACGCTGATGTTTTTCTGGCTGGCGTGCCACACGGTAGGCGCCCATTACACGTTTGCGGAAGTTCCTTTCGAATGGTTCCGGGAACTGGTGGGCGCGCACAGGAACCCTTTTGACCGCATAGCTCACTTCACGGTGGGCTTTTATGCCTTCCCCGTGGCGGAATACCTGGTGCGCAAGCAGTACGCGGGCAAGATTCTGGCAGGGATTTTCGGCCTTTTCTTCGTGATGGCCGTGGCGGCGGCCTATGAAATTATCGAATGGCAGTATGCGGTCATTGTCGGAGGGAATGACGCCAACGATTTCCTCGGTTCCCAGGGCGATGTCTGGGATGCCCAGAAGGACATGTTCTGCGATACCTGCGGCGCCATTGCGTCTCTTGCGCTTTTTTATCTGGTGCGTCCCTGGAAAGGGCGGGGGAGGGAGAAAGACGGCGGCGCGCCCGGCCTGATGGACATGTGCGGCGGCAGGGATGCCTGA
- a CDS encoding pseudouridine synthase encodes MILAFNKPYGVLSQFTREAPHHRTLAEFGFPPGVYPVGRLDSDSEGLLLLSDEKKLVDRLLNPRNRHPRTYWSQVEGRPSPRDLLPLERGGILIRDYRTLPCRARIIPGEPDVPPREPPVRYRANIPTAWLELTLVEGKNRQVRRMTAAMGFPTLRLLRVRIGNLPLDGLEPGTWKELSPSERQAVMP; translated from the coding sequence ATGATTCTGGCTTTCAACAAACCCTACGGAGTGCTTTCCCAATTCACACGGGAGGCGCCCCACCACAGGACTCTGGCTGAATTCGGATTTCCGCCGGGCGTCTATCCCGTAGGCCGCCTGGACTCGGATTCGGAAGGGCTCCTGCTGCTCTCCGATGAAAAAAAGCTGGTGGACCGCCTGCTGAATCCGCGGAACAGGCATCCCAGAACGTACTGGAGCCAGGTGGAGGGCAGACCTTCCCCGCGGGACCTGCTCCCGCTGGAACGCGGCGGCATCCTCATCCGGGACTACCGCACCCTGCCGTGCCGCGCACGCATCATTCCCGGAGAACCGGACGTCCCGCCGCGGGAACCGCCCGTCCGCTACCGGGCCAATATTCCGACTGCATGGCTGGAGCTCACGCTGGTGGAGGGCAAAAACCGCCAGGTGCGGCGCATGACCGCCGCCATGGGTTTTCCTACGCTCAGACTCCTGCGTGTCAGGATAGGGAATTTGCCGCTGGACGGCCTGGAGCCGGGCACATGGAAGGAGCTGTCGCCGAGTGAACGGCAGGCCGTCATGCCGTAA
- a CDS encoding DNA-directed RNA polymerase subunit omega has product MKAELVEQASKIIPEPQLLINVVSRRVAQLNSGRAPLIPTTPHMGNANIALTEIIEGKLVYHVPSDTLQEAAQ; this is encoded by the coding sequence ATGAAAGCCGAACTTGTCGAACAAGCCTCCAAAATCATTCCCGAGCCCCAGCTGCTGATCAACGTGGTTTCCCGCCGCGTCGCCCAGCTCAACAGCGGCCGTGCTCCGCTGATTCCCACCACGCCCCATATGGGAAACGCGAACATCGCCCTGACGGAGATCATTGAAGGCAAGCTTGTCTATCACGTTCCCTCCGATACCCTGCAGGAGGCCGCCCAGTAA
- a CDS encoding prepilin-type N-terminal cleavage/methylation domain-containing protein — protein sequence MKIRTSYSRLRAARGFTLMEILVVMVIIVVLATLTISIYTWLETRKNEQAAESIVRKIEMGLSSYHNDHDRYPYGTEAPFRNHGAAVADGEEFSSNVVYMALFGDYKNEGAPARDATIYNDEMNPGTQPKSNPLVRQITVTKAGQQVPLYILTDPWGSPYRYRLGSEQALPTKSASAKNLKMGTGQNPDYDFWSFGKDGDSDLRDPRAPENQDDIGNLPKF from the coding sequence ATGAAGATTCGCACTTCATACAGCCGCCTGCGGGCGGCAAGGGGCTTCACCCTCATGGAAATCCTGGTGGTCATGGTCATCATCGTGGTGCTTGCCACATTGACCATCTCCATCTACACATGGCTTGAAACCAGGAAGAACGAGCAGGCCGCGGAATCCATCGTCCGCAAGATTGAAATGGGGCTGTCCAGCTACCATAACGACCACGACCGCTATCCCTACGGAACGGAAGCCCCCTTCCGCAACCACGGGGCAGCCGTGGCGGACGGCGAGGAATTCAGCTCCAACGTCGTTTACATGGCCCTGTTCGGCGACTACAAGAATGAAGGCGCTCCCGCCAGGGACGCCACCATCTACAACGATGAGATGAACCCCGGCACCCAGCCCAAGAGCAACCCGCTTGTCCGGCAGATCACCGTGACCAAGGCCGGGCAGCAGGTGCCCCTGTACATCCTGACGGACCCGTGGGGCTCCCCCTACCGATACCGCCTGGGCAGTGAGCAGGCCCTCCCCACCAAGTCCGCCAGCGCCAAAAACCTGAAGATGGGAACGGGACAAAACCCGGATTACGACTTCTGGAGCTTCGGCAAGGACGGGGACAGCGACCTGAGAGATCCGCGCGCACCTGAAAACCAGGACGACATCGGCAACCTGCCCAAATTCTAA
- a CDS encoding nucleoside-diphosphate kinase → MPNTKEETTLILLKPDCVRKNLSGTILKRLLSEGFRLRGIKMIQLDEPILREHYAHILDLVVNGEPLFPKLLDFMTSSPVIAIALKGPGVIVRVRELLGPTNSQKADKGTIRGDYGTDSMMNVCHASDSCESAEIELKRFFKEEELFDSLN, encoded by the coding sequence ATGCCAAACACCAAAGAAGAAACTACGCTGATTTTATTGAAACCCGACTGCGTACGGAAAAATCTTTCCGGCACCATCCTGAAACGCTTGCTGTCTGAAGGGTTTCGCTTGCGCGGCATAAAGATGATTCAGCTTGATGAACCCATTCTCCGGGAACATTACGCCCATATCCTGGACCTTGTCGTCAATGGGGAGCCCCTGTTCCCCAAGCTGCTTGATTTCATGACTAGCTCTCCCGTCATCGCCATTGCGCTGAAAGGGCCGGGCGTCATCGTCCGCGTGCGGGAACTGCTGGGGCCCACCAATTCCCAGAAGGCCGACAAGGGCACTATCCGCGGCGATTACGGAACGGACAGCATGATGAACGTGTGTCATGCTTCCGACAGCTGCGAGTCAGCGGAAATAGAATTGAAGAGGTTTTTCAAGGAAGAGGAACTGTTCGACAGCCTCAATTAA
- a CDS encoding ribonuclease H-like domain-containing protein, which yields MRDIVYFDLETRHSAAEVGGWHNTAEMRMSVGVTYSTASGKYAIYSEEMVDDLITQLRQADLVVGYNHEHFDYGVLQRYTMWNMADITNNLDLCRDIEQRGGVRVKLDSVAAASIGSSKTAVGTQALKWWADYVKTGNVELLMDIARYCCFDVKVTRDVHWYGAEHGFIRYDDKKGGTVELPVDWKL from the coding sequence ATGAGAGACATCGTGTATTTTGACTTGGAAACCCGCCACTCCGCTGCGGAGGTGGGAGGCTGGCACAACACGGCCGAGATGCGCATGTCCGTGGGCGTGACTTATTCCACCGCTTCCGGCAAATACGCGATTTATTCCGAGGAAATGGTGGACGATCTCATCACGCAGCTCCGCCAGGCGGACCTGGTGGTGGGCTACAACCACGAACACTTCGACTACGGCGTACTCCAGCGTTATACGATGTGGAACATGGCGGACATCACGAACAATCTGGACCTGTGCCGGGATATTGAGCAGCGCGGCGGGGTCCGCGTCAAGCTGGATTCCGTGGCCGCGGCCTCCATCGGCTCCTCCAAGACGGCGGTGGGCACCCAGGCTCTCAAGTGGTGGGCGGATTACGTAAAGACCGGGAATGTGGAACTGCTGATGGACATAGCGCGCTACTGCTGTTTTGACGTGAAGGTTACCCGCGACGTCCACTGGTACGGAGCGGAACACGGCTTCATTCGCTATGACGACAAGAAAGGGGGCACCGTGGAACTGCCCGTGGACTGGAAGCTGTAG
- a CDS encoding citrate/2-methylcitrate synthase: MSNDTFSERRTYPKGLKGIIANESALSDVRGEEGRLLYLGYDIDDLVEMCCFEEVVYLLLNKRLPNRDELEGIKNRLRSDRDLPQPVLDFFKTATKSARPMSALRTAVSMLGMYDDRTKDPGQLKEIGLSLIAKVPVMVAYYYRLCQGLDLPPVREDLSESEHFLWLLKGEEPNPDEAHILDVAYILHADHGMNASTFAARVCIATLSDMYSAITAAIGTLKGPLHGGANEGVIEMLKEIGTEDGVDSYIEDKLSRKEKIMGMGHRVYRVLDPRAPHLRRMAIRLSSKIGEPKWIRMSERIAKLVRERKGLNANVDFYSATVYYSIGIPTRLFTAIFSIARCSGWVAQVLEQMEDNTLYRPLTLYTGPKDRIPVPTIDMR, encoded by the coding sequence ATGAGCAATGACACTTTTTCTGAACGACGCACATACCCCAAAGGATTAAAAGGCATCATCGCCAACGAATCCGCTTTGAGTGATGTGCGCGGTGAGGAAGGGCGCCTTTTGTATCTGGGATACGATATTGATGATCTTGTGGAAATGTGCTGTTTTGAGGAAGTCGTTTATTTGCTCCTCAACAAGCGTCTTCCCAACCGGGATGAATTGGAAGGCATCAAGAACCGCCTCCGTTCGGACCGCGATCTTCCCCAGCCCGTTCTCGACTTTTTCAAGACCGCTACCAAGTCCGCCCGTCCCATGTCCGCCCTCCGGACGGCGGTTTCCATGCTGGGCATGTACGACGACCGTACCAAGGACCCCGGCCAGTTGAAGGAGATAGGCCTCAGCCTGATTGCCAAGGTGCCCGTGATGGTGGCGTATTACTACCGCCTGTGCCAGGGGCTGGACCTGCCGCCCGTGCGGGAGGACCTGAGCGAATCCGAACATTTCCTGTGGTTGCTGAAGGGTGAGGAGCCCAATCCGGATGAAGCCCATATTCTGGACGTGGCCTATATTCTACACGCGGACCACGGCATGAACGCCTCCACCTTTGCCGCGCGCGTGTGCATCGCCACCCTTTCCGACATGTATTCCGCGATTACCGCGGCCATCGGCACCCTGAAAGGCCCGCTGCACGGGGGCGCCAATGAGGGCGTGATTGAGATGCTCAAGGAGATAGGTACGGAAGACGGAGTGGATTCCTATATTGAGGACAAGCTTTCCCGCAAGGAGAAGATCATGGGCATGGGGCACCGCGTTTACCGCGTTCTGGACCCCCGCGCGCCGCATCTGCGCCGCATGGCCATCCGCCTTTCCTCCAAAATAGGGGAACCCAAGTGGATCCGCATGTCGGAACGCATCGCCAAGCTTGTCCGTGAACGCAAGGGACTCAATGCGAACGTGGATTTTTATTCCGCCACGGTTTATTACAGCATCGGCATTCCCACCAGGCTGTTTACGGCCATTTTCTCCATCGCCCGCTGTTCCGGGTGGGTGGCCCAGGTTCTGGAACAGATGGAGGACAATACGCTTTACAGGCCCCTGACCCTGTACACGGGGCCCAAGGACCGCATTCCCGTTCCCACGATCGACATGCGGTAG